ACTAGCATGATGCTCTTGATGGTAATCTGAAGCTTTAGCAGGAGATAAACTTAAACCTAAAGAAGTTGTAGCGACGGTAATTCCTAACAATAGTTGTGCGAGTTTCATTGGATGATTTGCTGAGTTGTTTTCTTTGTATATTGAGTAATACGAATGCAATTCAGTACATTCCGCAAACTTGAGAAAATTTAGATCTAGATTCTAGGTGAAAATAATGAAAGCCCTTTGGTTACAAGATAAACAGCTAGAACTGCGTACCGAAATTCCCATCCCAGAACCACCAACAGGTGAAGCGCGGGTACGGGTACTGCAAGCAGGAATTTGCAATACAGACCTAGAGTTGCTGCGGGGTTATTACCCGTATGGAGGTATACTAGGACATGAGTTCGTCGGCGTAGTCGATTCCGGGTCGGAAAGCTTAGTCGGTCAAAGAGTAGTCGGAGAAATCAACGCTGCTTGCGGAAAGTGCCATTTTTGCCAAACCGGACAACCAACTCACTGCGAAAATCGGACGGTTTTAGGCATTGTCAATCGAAACGGTGCTTTTGCTGAATATCTGACTTTACCAATTGAAAACTTACATCTGGTTCCAGATTCAGTCTCAACCGATGCAGCGACATTTACTGAACCCCTAGCAGCAGCTTTAGAAATTCAACAGCAAGTATCTATTTCACCCAATCAATCTGTATTAGTGATTGGGGATGGAAAATTAGGTCAATTAGTCGCCCAAACTCTATTTTTAACTGGTTGTGATTTGTTAGTAGTAGGTCGTCACCCAGAAAAGTTACAATATCTAGCTGCGAGGGGAATTAAAACAGGTTTGGTGGATGCAGTTCGTCCCCGCCAATTCGATATTTGTGTAGAATGTACGGGAAATCCAGAAGGGTTTGCTCTAGCCCGTCAAGCATTGCGTCCTAGAGGTATTTTAGTTCTCAAAAGCACCTACGCGGGTCATCTCACCATCGATGCTTCTTCTTTAGTAGTAGATGAGATTACTCTGATTGGTTCTCGTTGCGGACCATTTTTACCCGCTTTGGAGTTACTCGCTACCAACCAAGTGGATGTGAAGCCATTGATACATAGTCGCTTTCCTCTAGATGATGCTTTAAAAGCTTTTGAAAGCGCCCAAACCAAAGGAACTCTCAAAGTATTGTTGGAAATGTCTAGTTTATAGCTATCAACCGAAAGCGGGAGCAATTTATCCTGTTCCCCAACTTTGGGATAACTTATTTTTTATCACTCAAACTATTATCTAGTGACCGAATTAACCTCAATTAAATTACTTCACCTCTTGCAAATTAGCAATTCAGCTTTACCTATAGGTGCTTATAGTTATTCAGAAGGGTTAGAAACATTAATTGAACTTCAAATAATTAAAGATGCAAACGATTTAAAATCTTGGCTGATTCAAGAGTTAAAATATGGAGCAATTAGAACAGAAACAGCAGTGATGACTAGGGCTTTTCAAGCTACTCAAAGGTTAGATTTATGTACTTTTAAATCCTGGAATAATTGGTTTTCAGCCGCTAGAGAAACTGAAGAAATGCGTCAGCAAAGTTGGCAAATGGGCTATTCTTTATTAAGGTTAATTGAACAAATAGAACCAGCCACATCTCATCTAGTCCAAGCTTGCGGAAATCCCTGTAACTATGCAGTCGCGTTTGGAACAATTACCGCATACTGGGAAATAGATCTTACTGCTGCTACCCTAGCCTACTTACAAAGTTGGGCGTTAAATCTCATCAATGCGGCGGTTAAATTAATCCCTTTAGGACAAACTACAGGACAAAAGTTATTACTAGATCTAAACTGTATTATAACCACAGCAACTGAAGAAATATTAGACTTACAAGACGACGATCTATGTAGTTGTGGATGGGGTTTATCGTTAGCTAGTATGAATCACGAAATCCTCTATACTCGTTTATTTCGTAGTTGATAAAATGGAGATGCAGTATGTTTAAATTAAGAGGACAGCCGAGACGGCTATCCCACAATTATATATGTCATAAGCTACTGTGCATTTAAATTTCCCTTCTTGCTTCTTGCTTCTTGCTTCTTGCTTCTTCTCAACAAGTAAATTAAATACAAAGGCAGCATATGAGTGCATATAGAATTGGTGTAGCAGGGCCTGTAGGTTCAGGAAAAACTGCTTTAGTAGATGCTTTGTGTAAAGCTTTGCGGGACAAGTATAGAATTGCGGTGGTGACCAATGATATCTATACTCAAGAAGATGCCCAGTTTTTGGTACGTTCTCAAGCCTTAGCGCGCGATCGCATCATTGGTGTCGAAACTGGTGGGTGTCCCCATACGGCTATTCGCGAAGATGCTTCAATTAACTTAGCGGCGATCGCTCAATTAGAAGTACAATTTACTAACTTAGAACTGATATTTGTGGAAAGTGGTGGCGATAATTTGGCTTCTACTTTCAGCCCTGAATTAGCCGACTTAACTATCTATGTAATAGATGTTGCCGCAGGTGATAAAATTCCCCGTAAGGGTGGTCCTGGAATTACTAAATCTGACTTACTAGTAATTAATAAAATCGATTTAGCGCCCTATGTCGGTGCAGATTTAACTGTTATGGAACGGGATGCGAAAAAGATGCGTCCAACAAAACCTTTTATATTTACTAATTTGAAAGATGGAACTGGGTTATCATTTATTGTAGATTTTATTGGCGATCGCGCTGTGATTTAACTTCAATGAATCAATGTCTTAGACTCTTATCCGTAAAATTACATAGATTTTATTCGGTCAAATAATTAATATTTGTGAATATGTTTTCCACAATTTACACAAATACATTACTTTCTAAATGTACATTATTATGGCAGTAATTTTAAAATTACATCAGTTATGAATTACCCGCTAACACTAACCTTTAAGCTTTGGGCACTAGCACCACA
This genomic stretch from Merismopedia glauca CCAP 1448/3 harbors:
- the ureG gene encoding urease accessory protein UreG, with the protein product MSAYRIGVAGPVGSGKTALVDALCKALRDKYRIAVVTNDIYTQEDAQFLVRSQALARDRIIGVETGGCPHTAIREDASINLAAIAQLEVQFTNLELIFVESGGDNLASTFSPELADLTIYVIDVAAGDKIPRKGGPGITKSDLLVINKIDLAPYVGADLTVMERDAKKMRPTKPFIFTNLKDGTGLSFIVDFIGDRAVI
- a CDS encoding MDR/zinc-dependent alcohol dehydrogenase-like family protein; this translates as MKALWLQDKQLELRTEIPIPEPPTGEARVRVLQAGICNTDLELLRGYYPYGGILGHEFVGVVDSGSESLVGQRVVGEINAACGKCHFCQTGQPTHCENRTVLGIVNRNGAFAEYLTLPIENLHLVPDSVSTDAATFTEPLAAALEIQQQVSISPNQSVLVIGDGKLGQLVAQTLFLTGCDLLVVGRHPEKLQYLAARGIKTGLVDAVRPRQFDICVECTGNPEGFALARQALRPRGILVLKSTYAGHLTIDASSLVVDEITLIGSRCGPFLPALELLATNQVDVKPLIHSRFPLDDALKAFESAQTKGTLKVLLEMSSL
- a CDS encoding urease accessory protein UreF, which translates into the protein MTELTSIKLLHLLQISNSALPIGAYSYSEGLETLIELQIIKDANDLKSWLIQELKYGAIRTETAVMTRAFQATQRLDLCTFKSWNNWFSAARETEEMRQQSWQMGYSLLRLIEQIEPATSHLVQACGNPCNYAVAFGTITAYWEIDLTAATLAYLQSWALNLINAAVKLIPLGQTTGQKLLLDLNCIITTATEEILDLQDDDLCSCGWGLSLASMNHEILYTRLFRS